In Hermetia illucens chromosome 1, iHerIll2.2.curated.20191125, whole genome shotgun sequence, one genomic interval encodes:
- the LOC119653394 gene encoding farnesol dehydrogenase-like, translating to MERWQNKVAVVTGASAGIGAAIAADLVKNGFVVVALARREERLQENRRKLPENLQSRYHPRRCDVSNEDEVKDTFAWIEAKLGGTDVLVNNAGIGTIGVELSAPDNTQPIRNVVETNIMGVVYCVREAFNSMKKRNFDGHIVIINSVAGHYVPIVPFGSVNIYPASKFAVTAMVETYRQEFANAGTKVKVTSISPGGVLTEIMPNMEAYRDAGNPLLDAEDISNGVLYVLSTPPHVQVHELTVRPIGEKL from the exons ATGGAACGTTGGCAAAACAAAGTAGCGGTTGTAACTGGAGCCAGTGCCGGTATTGGAGCGGCGATTGCCGCGGATTTGGTAAAAAATGGTTTTGTTGTGGTTGCTTTGGCTCGAcgtgaagaacgccttcaagAAAATCGACGTAAACTTCCGGAAAATCTACAATCCCGGTACCATCCTAGAAGATGTGATGTTAGCAATGAAGACGAGGTAAAAGATACCTTCGCCTGGATCGAGGCAAAATTAGGAGGAACTGATGTCCTTGTTAACAACGCCGGAATTGGTACGATTGGTGTGGAGCTTTCAGCCCCTGATAATACCCAGCCGATTCGAAATGTTGTGGAGACGAATATAATGGGTGTCGTGTATTGTGTACGGGAGGCGTTCAATTCGATGAAAAAGCGGAACTTTGACGGACATATCGTAATAATAAATAGTGTCGCAGGACATTATGTTCCTATCGTGCCTTTTGGCTCGGTGAATATCTACCCTGCTTCCAAGTTCGCAGTAACGGCAATGGTTGAGACTTATCGCCAGGAATTCGCGAATGCTGGAACGAAAGTTAAAGTTACG AGTATCAGTCCTGGAGGTGTCTTAACTGAAATAATGCCAAATATGGAAGCGTATAGAGATGCAGGTAATCCACTTTTGGACGCAGAGGATATATCAAATGGTGTATTATATGTCTTAAGCACACCGCCCCATGTCCAg GTTCATGAATTGACTGTAAGACCTATTGGAGAGAAACTGTGA